Proteins found in one Larimichthys crocea isolate SSNF chromosome I, L_crocea_2.0, whole genome shotgun sequence genomic segment:
- the cd40lg gene encoding CD40 ligand isoform X2, translating into MINTYQTSLAPPPVPPRLGRSHPVLIPTPLPSQGHSTSLIRFLVGVVLLQLFLSIGGFVLLYKNYNMETLLSSEGKVASHSSERQETSSRPLARMVVEQEPHALGHYLQWDMTHSVRKGINYYHNSWLTILQPGDYYVYSRVTFSKGDPQNPLASKVKLRKNETGEEKTVMKAYCSMDSHSGSALIPRMCTASQGEVITLEKGNQLSLWVQDRSLVNYEDGATTFGMYKL; encoded by the exons ATGATCAACACTTACCAGACCAGCCTTGCTCCACCGCCGGTGCCTCCACGACTCGGCAGGTCTCACCCGGTCCTCATCCCGACTCCGCTTCCATCACAAGGCCACAGCACCTCTCTGATCCGGTTTTTGGTTGGTGTGGTGTTGCTGCAATTATTCCTGTCGATTGGAGGATTCGTCTTACTGTACAAAAATTAcaacatg GAGACACTGCTCTCAAGTGAAGGAAAAG TAGCTTCTCATTCATCAGAAAGGCAGGAAACTTCATCCAGACCCTTGGCACGCATGGTAGTTGAGCAGGAACCACACGCACTAGGAC ATTATCTCCAGTGGGACATGACCCACTCAGTTCGTAAGGGCATCAACTACTACCACAACAGTTGGCTGACTATCCTCCAGCCTGGTGACTACTACGTCTATTCCAGGGTGACCTTCTCCAAAGGCGACCCTCAGAATCCACTTGCCAGCAAGGTCAAGCTGAGGAAGAatgagacaggagaggagaagactGTGATGAAGGCCTATTGCAGCATGGACAGCCACAGTGGGTCTGCGTTGATCCCTCGCATGTGCACAGCCTCGCAGGGGGAGGTGATCACACTGGAGAAAGGAAACCAGCTCAGTCTCTGGGTACAAGACCGTTCACTGGTAAACTATGAAGATGGAGCCACAACCTTTGGGATGTACAAACTGTAG
- the vgll1 gene encoding transcription cofactor vestigial-like protein 1, with translation MEDSPMAVKVEKHSQYVILTYFHGDINSMVDAHFTRALSKVCKVKAPAAKTKKIRKTIKSEETNHCQGSAIDPYSETQIPPVAGHLLTYSPASDAPDSWPSFSAMAGEGSGSLAYSLSSEGGLSITGQQYATSLLNLLHNDRGEMGPSMASSSKPEMHPSWTMPQGFRESVEPAESFEAGRRLTKKDLYWY, from the exons ATGGAGGACAGTCCAATGGCTGTGAAGGTGGAGAAGCATTCTCAGTATGTCATCCTGACTTACTTCCACGGGGACATCAACAGCATGGTGGATGCTCACTTCACTCGTGCTCTCAGCAAAGTCTGCAAAGTCAAGGCACCAgcagcaaagacaaagaaaatacgGAAAACTATTAAATCGG AGGAAACCAACCACTGTCAAGGGAGTGCTATTGACCCTTACTCTGAGACGCAGATTCCTCCTGTAGCAGGACATCTCCTGACCTATAGTCCTGCAAGCGATGCTCCTGACTCATGGCCCTCTTTCAGTGCTATGGCAGGGGAGGGCTCAGGGTCCCTTGCATATTCCCTTTCCTCAGAAGGGGGACTGAGTATCACTGGACAGCAATACGCCACATCTCTGCTAAACCTACTGCATAATGACCGGGGTGAGATGGGACCCAGCATGGCCTCCAGCTCCAAGCCAGAAATGCATCCCAGCTGGACGATGCCACAAGGATTTAGAGAGTCCGTGGAGCCTGCTGAGAGCTTTGAAGCTG gACGGCGTCTGACCAAGAAAGATTTGTACTGGTATTGA
- the cd40lg gene encoding CD40 ligand isoform X1 has protein sequence MINTYQTSLAPPPVPPRLGRSHPVLIPTPLPSQGHSTSLIRFLVGVVLLQLFLSIGGFVLLYKNYNMETLLSSEGKVASHSSERQETSSRPLARMVVEQEPHALGPDYLQWDMTHSVRKGINYYHNSWLTILQPGDYYVYSRVTFSKGDPQNPLASKVKLRKNETGEEKTVMKAYCSMDSHSGSALIPRMCTASQGEVITLEKGNQLSLWVQDRSLVNYEDGATTFGMYKL, from the exons ATGATCAACACTTACCAGACCAGCCTTGCTCCACCGCCGGTGCCTCCACGACTCGGCAGGTCTCACCCGGTCCTCATCCCGACTCCGCTTCCATCACAAGGCCACAGCACCTCTCTGATCCGGTTTTTGGTTGGTGTGGTGTTGCTGCAATTATTCCTGTCGATTGGAGGATTCGTCTTACTGTACAAAAATTAcaacatg GAGACACTGCTCTCAAGTGAAGGAAAAG TAGCTTCTCATTCATCAGAAAGGCAGGAAACTTCATCCAGACCCTTGGCACGCATGGTAGTTGAGCAGGAACCACACGCACTAGGAC CAGATTATCTCCAGTGGGACATGACCCACTCAGTTCGTAAGGGCATCAACTACTACCACAACAGTTGGCTGACTATCCTCCAGCCTGGTGACTACTACGTCTATTCCAGGGTGACCTTCTCCAAAGGCGACCCTCAGAATCCACTTGCCAGCAAGGTCAAGCTGAGGAAGAatgagacaggagaggagaagactGTGATGAAGGCCTATTGCAGCATGGACAGCCACAGTGGGTCTGCGTTGATCCCTCGCATGTGCACAGCCTCGCAGGGGGAGGTGATCACACTGGAGAAAGGAAACCAGCTCAGTCTCTGGGTACAAGACCGTTCACTGGTAAACTATGAAGATGGAGCCACAACCTTTGGGATGTACAAACTGTAG
- the tmtops3a gene encoding teleost multiple tissue opsin 3a produces the protein MVVHIGSYNFSTTDSSLSSSILSTDASTLRDPQAPQSPGGLSRTGHTVVAVCLGFILVAGILSNLLVLLIFAKFRSLWTPINLILLNISLSDILVCAFGTPFSFAASLHGRWLIGEEGCKWYGFANSLFGIVSLVSLSALSYERYTTVLRSTEVDVSDFRKAWFCIGGSWLYSLLWTVPPFLGWSSYGPEGPGTTCSVQWHLRSPTSISYVLCLFIFCLLLPLLTMVYSYGRILVAVRRVGKINLLTAQRREQHILVMVLSMVSGYMLCWMPYGVMALMATFGRSGLVTPMASVVPSILAKFSTVVNPVIYMFFNNQFYRCFVAFVKCSSEPGSILGEKHPTRRSQASGFLPVHRQASLSSSPPQDLSSSRSTILCSRHKGRHTLVVHYTP, from the exons ATGGTCGTGCACATAGGCAGTTACAATTTCAGCACCACAGAcagctctctctccagctccatcCTTAGCACCGACGCCTCCACCCTGCGGGACCCCCAGGCACCCCAGAGCCCCGGCGGGCTGAGCCGTACTGGCCACACGGTGGTAGCAGTATGCCTCGGCTTCATTTTAGTGGCGGGGATCCTGAGCAACCTCCTCGTTCTTCTCATCTTCGCAAAGTTTCGCTCCCTCTGGACGCCCATCAATCTCATCCTGTTGAACATCAGTTTGAGCGACATCCTCGTGTGCGCTTTCGGGACACCCTTCAGTTTTGCCGCGAGTCTGCACGGGAGATGGCTGATTGGAGAGGAGGGCTGCAAGTGGTACGGGTTTGCCAATTCCCTCTTTG ggATCGTGTCCCTAGTGTCCCTGTCTGCTCTCTCCTATGAGCGCTACACCACTGTTCTGCGTTCCACGGAGGTCGATGTCTCAGACTTTAGGAAGGCCTGGTTCTGTATCGGAGGCTCCTGGCTCTACTCTCTCCTCTGGACCGTGCCACCATTCCTGGGTTGGAGTAGCTATGGGCCCGAGGGACCCGGTACCACATGCTCTGTCCAGTGGCACCTCCGTTCACCCACCAGCATCTCATATGTGTTGTGTCTCTTCatcttctgtctgctgctgcccCTTCTTACCATGGTCTACTCTTATGGCCGAATCCTGGTTGCAGTCAGGAGG GTGGGTAAGATCAATCTGCTGACAGCCCAGCGCAGGGAGCAGCACATTTTGGTGATGGTGTTGTCCATGGTGTCCGGCTACATGCTGTGCTGGATGCCCTACGGTGTTATGGCACTGATGGCCACCTTCGGCAGGTCAGGATTGGTCACTCCCATGGCTAGTGTGGTACCCTCCATCCTGGCTAAGTTCAGCACTGTCGTCAACCCGGTCATCTACATGTTCTTCAACAACCAG TTTTATAGATGCTTTGTGGCCTTTGTGAAGTGCAGCAGTGAACCTGGGTCCATTCTAGGGGAGAAGCACCCAACTCGGAGGTCACAGGCTTCTGGTTTCCTCCCTGTCCATAGACAAGCCTCCCTCAGCTCTTCACCACCTCAGGATCTCAGCAGCTCCAGAAGCACTATCCTCTGCAGCCGGCACAAGGGACGCCACACTCTGGTTGTCCACTACACTCCATAA